TTATTCAAAGAGAAGAAATGGTCTGTTCAAGAAGGCTAACGAGCTTGCAGTTCTCTGTGATGCGAAGGTTTCCATTATCATGTTCTCTACTACCGGCAAGCTTCATGAGTACATGAGCCCTTCCATTACGtacgtataaattaaaatttatattattatcagATTCTCTTATTTTTctgtattttttaattagtttttttttgtgtttgttcAAAAGAACTAAGCAGATGCTAGATCAGTACCAGAAGACAGTTGGTGTCGACATATGGAGCACTCACTATGAGGTCTTTGCTCGTTTCTATCTTAATTTATGTTCTGTTCGTAGATTGTTAGGTTAATGTCTTTGATGCTATTTATTATGCCTTTTTGGTGCAGAGAATGCAAGAACAGCTGAGGAAATTGAAAGATGTGAATAGGAATCTGCGTACTGAGATAAGGTATGTAGTTTTATTCTAGGATCTGctgtttgtttttgtgtttgtgTACGGTTTTTGATGGTCAATGAATTGATTAATCAGGCAAAGGATGGGCGATTGCTTAAATGATCTAAGCTTTGAGGAATTGCGAGGTCTTGAACATGAAATGACCGATTCTATCACGGTTATTCGCGAGCGCAAGGTTTGTTACATctatttacattttatattGACGTGACACATCTTTTAGTTTGAATAATTTTTCTTGTAACAAGTATTTCTCGCTTGTTTGTTaggtatttttgtttatttcaaaTGAATTGTTTTCCAACTTTACTGTTTGAGTAACAATTATGTTAACATTATAAAgtgataatatttataaacaacaaaattaaacatCTGAGATTGAACCAATGGTTTTATTTCTAATTACACGAAGATGATAAATTGTGAGAGAAAAAGAATTGTTGGAAGAATATGTAAGGATGGGATATTCAAGAGTGCATTGCCATGAATATTAGACAAGTAATAGCAGTgagtttcaaaaaaatttattggATAACCTCATATCGGAACTTCTGTGTTATATGTGTTTTCATTAACCGGTCTTTACATCACACTTTCACTCGTCTGAATCTATATACACACCATTTTTTGTTATATAGGTCTATTTTAATGGTCTGTCAAAGcacattttttttatagcacagagtcaattaatttttttagtttagtctcaattataattaattttttaattttaataattataatttataatttattatatttgtttttcatttaatttaaatatacaatTCAATCTACGTGGCAAGACTCGTAGCCTCATAGACACACATTAAATTATTTCTTCATTTCTatcaaaacagtttaaaaaaaacctaaatatgtactcattaaaatttattagtttctatCTAATGATGTGAAGAATGTAATTTAAGAGTCTGACGTGTTTAAAGTTATCCACTTAGACATAGGAGTGTGCATACATGGATGAGGTAGCGACTGCCCCCGCAATTTTTTTTGCTTAATTACTccttcaagtttttttttaaatgtagttacttaattttaatttttatacgaTTAGCCccctcaaattttattttatacaaattaGCCACCCCATAATAAAAGTCCTAGTTCCGCCCCTGGGAGTGTGCAAAAATTGATCAAACCTAATATTCTCTAACTGGACCGAACCAAAATATTaggttttgtttgatttttatgtttatttagtTCGGTATgatattaatcaattttttataaatccGAGCCGAACCcaaataaccgaatatattttgtatataatgATTAGTAATTGAACCAAAATGATTTTCCCCTTCATTTTGGTTCAATTTTCTGAAATTTCCATACTAAAAATTATACattataaaaatgtataaatatagaAAACTCATCATTTTGTcaattgaaaaggattattttgacaaaaaaataatatgtacAAAGACTcagataaattaaaacaaattataaggacaagttaattaattaaaacatgtATGTTGCTGAGATCTCAATATGAATTTAgcttattttatttcaaataatcaCATATTTCATTGTATGGAGGTGCAACATCTCAATCCAGCTAGGGTTTTTGATTGGATAAAAAGATGGgcaaaaaatgatataatttagAAACGTTTAATGCAGGAGATATGACATGGCGTTACAGTTAAAACTTGTAAATATATACGCAATTGTCAAAATGTATATTGTTTTCGTCCAGTTTAAAAATTACAAGAGGACATTTGATATAAAATGATACTAAAAATATGATGCGAATTTTTTAGATGAAAGCATATACTATAAGACTGTCATTTTTTGTCATGACTAGAATAATTAATGGAATGATAAGGACAATGACAATAACCATTGTgttagaattatttttaaatactaataATTTCACTTTGTCCTCAACAACCAATAATCTggtatataattaaataatcttAATTTATAACTAACAAAATTTCCTTCATGATTTACAGAATAAGGTGATTACCAATCAGATAGAAACCTACAAGAAAAAGGTAAATTTTTTCCCTTTCTAGATGAAAGATAAATATTAGTATCTGATACTTGATCAACGTATAATTTTCTCttcttaattatctataatGGGTGGCAGCTAAGGAATGTGGAAGAAATACATAGAAATCTTCTGCATGAATTTGTAAGCCTCATAAAAACTTTTcctctttgtttaatttattctataagtaaaaaagtaaatgttaatttatttttgaatgttgTTGAAGGATGCAAGAGAAGAAGATCCGCAGTATGGACTAGTAGATAATGGAGGGGATTATGAGTCTGTGATTGGTTTTCAAGATGGAGGAGCTCGCAACATATTTGCTCTGCGGATGAACCCTAACCATCTTCATCATGCACCAGCAGATCTTACAACCTACCCCTTGCTCGATTAGTATTATTTCAAGAACCTCAAAATCTGtcgaaattataaattatcatATGATCTCTAATTGTATAATGAATATGCAACTAACTGATCATCTTCGTTTATTTTGCTTCCTTTTTTTGGTTGATGCTATTGTGTAAGTTGAAATTGTTTTTACTGTTTCCTAATAGTTTCTTCTTTTCCTTCTTATATGAGTTAGAAATAGAGAATTTACATCTAAAAGTTTCAGTTTGGTTTGGCTTATGTTTTTAGGCAAAATGCATGTCTTAAAAGAACGTTCATCTTATTCCTGTTCAATTATGctttgattttgtaaaattgttaattttgtcCAAAACCAcatatttcattttcaattgtatccgcaaatattaatttaacctcttttttatttgaaaaaaatttaaataaatcattaattttgaatttcaaataaaaaatagttcaaaTAAGTTGTTCATGAGggtctttttgaattttttagtgAAAAAGAGTTTGCGAAATTGGTAGAACTGAAAgtaaaaggtgaaaatttgaaaaagattGGCAATTTTAAGGttaatgtataatttaaaaggagttaaaatgtgaatatttcaactttttaagacatcttgttatgtttttgttaggaacttgtttaattattattccACATAACTAGCATCTGAAAAATTATTGGGTGAATctaaaactgattttttttattttacatgcATTGCTCTgtgttattaaataataatataaaaatcgttaaataataattagaaaTTCAACTATTAATGTGTTATTTAAtgattgattatttttatttgacgCCATATTTTACACGTTTAATGTGTAACGTTAATTACCCCACACAGTAAgttagatttatttaaaaaaagtcgATCAAATGTACAATAAATGAATGAGATGTGTgaaatgtaaataaatttttaaataattatataaaatttctaCATTTTAcgtattttattaatttatcgtTAAGATAATGCGTCCCTAACAAGTtgccaaattatatttttgggAACATGACAACAATGAGAATTTATGTTCGTCATGAATTGAGTTTCCTTCAAAACTGTACTCTTTTAAAAAGTGTGGAATTATTGGTCCATAAAAGTTAAACAAATTAGGTGGACATGCTTACATAGATGTCATTGCCGCGGGTGACAAGtgatttgtttttttgattaaacgataataataaaaatgtttaagTATATGACAATGTAAAATGGGTATTATAGGGAAtatcttttaaaagaatttctcaaaaaaaaaataattttttgaaatgagAAGTTTCTAAGATATTATTGATacataaaacaaattttaaaataatttttctataaaaaaattatgctatttttgttttcaaaaatttataattatactcTTCAATAAATTTACTTATCAATGTATCTAGAAAAAATAcataccaaaataaaataattttataaattaagtgcaccatatcataatttttcaattcaagaacaaatcttaaaaatttataagtaaCATTCTTATTTTAAGGAAAATTATATCAGTATTATGcaaactttttcaaaatttCTATTTAAATGTTTGAACTTTTCTACACAAACAAGCTTAATCCAATAAAAACACtcgaaaaacacataaaatccCCCAAAATAAAGCTATTTATTCGAAAGACAACAAACAtagaaataaacaaattaaaagacGGTGAATTTTGGTTAAAAGCCGAAAATCGCCGTCTCTAGCCcttgaatttaaaaaagaaaaatctctCTCTAGAATTTTTAATTTCCTCTAGGTTGAATCAGTGGaagcaaataaataataaaaaatgaagacactaaaaataaattcaaaaaagttTATATACTACTTATGTAAAATGTTCATAATTATTGGTGCTATACTTTTTTCTTATGGAAATTATTGGTGCCATACTTAAATGTGAACTAAAGTGACACATAAACTTCACTGTCACGTCTTTGTTGTGTCAATAAAAAATACTACCATCTAACTATTGTGCGACAAAAATATCTGTCTAATatttcaatcaatttttttttcttcagtcAATTACTTAtcacatataaaaattaatgatttgCCTACGAGTACTTTGAATTACTTATTtccatatatttatttttaaaaaataacaataaaaatatgtacatatatcttttacattttaaaaaaattatacctcCAGACTTAAtataatattcaaaattttataatttaagaagggaaaagggtcatttatgcccctatggTTTATCTCCGAGATCAattaagccctcaacgtccggaaaggtttAAATAtacccctaacgtcttaaaatgtTGACAACCAGGCCCCTAATTTTGACGCATAAATGAAACGTTAGGGGCCTGGTTGTCCAAATCGAgggcctgattgttcattttctaagacgttaggggcatatttgaacctttttgtacgttgagggcttatttgatcctaaagccaaaccttaagggcataaatgacccttttcccattTAAGAAAGAAACAGAAAAAATGAAAACCAATTTGATTTTGTCATTGATACGGACTCAAATTCCAGTTCAGTCAAAAGCAAGGTACAAATCGCCCCGCGACACTAATGCCACACTTTACACCCAGTAGTTTCCCACTCCACCTGACCAAATCACCCAAACTCCAATTTTCTTTTCCTTCCATTTCGATTCcccattaatttttttctctcaGTTTTTAATTACGCACCACCTTCACAAGAAATTTCTCGAGAACACTAGTACGCACCGTCGTTTTGCACCGAAACCCCTTCgtcggttttttttttttaatttgaaacaaGGAGAACAATCAGGTGTTATCGAGAGAGGAAGAGAGATGGGAAAACAAGTTAATTTAGTTGGTTTGGGGTTTTAGAGGGGTTTAATCAATTATTAGAGATGGGAGCTCTAGCTCCTCTCTCTTCATGGATACCAGAGGATGACCTTTTGTTAAAGAATGCCGTTGAGGTTAATTCCTGCTCTCGTTCTTAGTTTGTTTCTGTAATTTTAAACTGGGTCAGCttggtttttggtttttgagttttattttttctttttctaaattttcgTATTAGACAATTCCTGCTAGAAGAGGAATTAAATTAGGCTTATATATTAGGGAAATTACTTATCAACGTTTCTGCATTTTGTTTTAAAGCTGAATTTATCCGCATGCAGTATTTGTGTACTTGGTGatcttttttaatatattcaatGCTGGCTGTATTTGCTGCTTTTGTTGGCTTCCTTATTCGATTTTCTGATGAGTTTCTTATGCAgaaatttcaattttctttaCATTTTTGGCTTATTTATGAATATAGAATCAAGTAAATTGGGTTATAATACAGAGTGTTTTTTGGCCACATGCTAAATTATGATATTCTGCTGTAGAAACTCATAGGATTGTGCCTTCCCTGGAATTTGCCAAAGCCAAAACTTGTCCTATGAGTCATTATAAGTACCCAGCAGCTAAATTCGCGTTCTTTGGCCTCGGTGGAGAATGTGGGCTTTTTTGTGCTTCTTAGGATGTTGTACTAGCAATGCTGGCTTTAAAAATGCACTAATTTTGAGAATGTATGTAAGCTATAGCGGCGGTATTTGCCTCTTCCTCCTATTATATGGGAATTGAGAATGATGTAGCAAGTTGGTTAAGTTAACAATTATAATTGGTGTGGTGAACATGGAAGTTACATTTGAATCTTAATTTGGCATGGGATTCAGGGTGGCATATTTTGCATGGGACATTGGTAGAGTCATATCTTCGGTTATCTCAGTATTGCAAGAGGCCATTAATTTGTTCGTGTTTGTTCTGCACACAAGAGAATCCCATTGGAGGTAGGCGGTGATTGTTGACCTGTTGATAATCACCTGTCTATCAACAGTgagaaaaaaatcacaaatgaTGGGTCTCGGGAACATTTCAGATAAACTTTAAAAATCGCTGCAAAATGTGTGTTATCTTATTCTGGTTTCCATTCAATCTCTTTTGGGGAGGGTGCGAGGTGGTTTGCTATTATTGTGAAGTTATGTGAGGCCTGCAGATTTCAAatgttcttatttttatttgctGTTGATGtgtttctttcttcttttcttagGCTGGTGCTTCCTTGGAATCACTTGCTAAAGGTGCAGTGCAGTTTTCTCGTAAATTTACTGTTCGAGAACTGCAAGAACGGTGGCATTCTCTCCTTTATGATCCAATTGTTTCTGCAAATGCTGCTTTTCATATGATTGAGTTTGAGAGGTCTGCATCTACTCTTCCATCAAAATTCACTCGAACTgggaatttaaaagaaaatagatgTATTTCTGGTAAAAGGAAAGCTGAAAGTGTTCGTAGTTGTTACTATGCGCTGCGTAAAAGAATCCGCAATGATCCATTTAACACCATGGATCTGAGTTTTCTTATTGCACCCACTGACAGCAACTACATCGTAAATGAAGATGAGCCGTTTTCTGGAAATTGTATTATTGAAGATCCAATTTCAactcattttgaacttgaggatTCTAACTTGGATATAATGCATCATAATTTTCCAGAGATGGGGGATGATCCGAATGCTCATGCCTTTGATCCACAATTTGACAATACAGTCCATGGAGATTATCCAATGGAGCTAGGTAATGTACATGAAGAGATTCCGCAGCTAAATGGAGAGAATATATCTCACCTTAGAAATAGATCTGTGATTGACGAATTTAGTGGTCCAATTGAAATGCCAGAAAACAACGATCAGGTGCATGAATGCTCTAATTTTGATGGGGACCATGTTTTTAGTTCTCCAATTCCAGAGTGTAATGTGTCATTTCATAACTTAGAGTTTTCATCTCCACTACCTGAGATGCCAATATGGAGGACAGTCGAGGGTATGTCCCCACCAAGTATGCCCATTGATATGCACACAGAGGATACATTTTCGCTTCCTGATAATGATGCTTCCAAGAATACATGCTTGTCAGAATATGACGTCCACGGAGACTCCAACTCAAAACTGCAGATACCAAGTGGGGAGTTGAAAAATGTAACTACCAGC
This region of Mercurialis annua linkage group LG1-X, ddMerAnnu1.2, whole genome shotgun sequence genomic DNA includes:
- the LOC126678624 gene encoding agamous-like MADS-box protein AP3, whose protein sequence is MARGKIQIKRIENSTNRQVTYSKRRNGLFKKANELAVLCDAKVSIIMFSTTGKLHEYMSPSITTKQMLDQYQKTVGVDIWSTHYERMQEQLRKLKDVNRNLRTEIRQRMGDCLNDLSFEELRGLEHEMTDSITVIRERKNKVITNQIETYKKKLRNVEEIHRNLLHEFDAREEDPQYGLVDNGGDYESVIGFQDGGARNIFALRMNPNHLHHAPADLTTYPLLD